A stretch of DNA from Acomys russatus chromosome 4, mAcoRus1.1, whole genome shotgun sequence:
CCccaccaaccccccaaaaaacagcCCTtgtctgggtgtggtagcacacatctttaatcctagaactcaggaagccgagacaggcggatctctgcaagtttgaggctagcctggtctacaaagcgagttccaggacagctaatacagttatacagaaaaacttgtctcaaaataccaaaccAAAGAACTTTCTGAGTTGTGCGTATGTCTATGTTCTAATCTTTAGTTGtgccttcatttattttaaattcatgcaGAGGACAATAAAGTTTAATACCTTATACGTAGCATAAATACTTGGTGGTAAGCACTCCAAATGTCACTATATTTAACCCTAAAAATCTTACTTAGTTCAAACTTTTGTGTGCAATTTAGGGTTTGGTGTTCAGGCTGTCTGGCAACACTTTGAGGAGGCCTAGTGTTTTCTGCTTGAGTAAGGGCTCACCAGGcatttttctttgccttcccAACTCCTTCTCCATTTTTGAGATTTCTTCTAAGTAGCCAGGTAGACTTTAAATTTAGAATCCTCCTGCTATAGCAGGATTAGGGTTAAGAACTAGGGTTAAGTGattgagccaccacgcctgggttcTTCTGGGCACATAAATGTCAAACTTTCCCCATGCTACATTAATTCTATTTCCTTTGATACTGTGGGCACTCTTATCTATAGAGCCCCGTTACCTGTAACCTGGTCTAAACTGCAGGTTAACTTCCCCAGCCTGCTTTTGCACACCAAATCAGTTAACCCTGCAGCACATAAAGCAACCAGAAGATCTAAACGACCCCAACACTTTTCTTCTGTTCACTTGCTAATCCTCACTTACTTGTCCAGAGTCACTTCTAAGAGGCAAAAGGCTGGGCATCTAGCTTTCCAACCCCATATGTAAAAGCATATATGAGGCAGAGTTCAAAGCACTAGCCCAGATCTACtcaagactccatctcaaaggggagagagagagagaaaaaaaaaaaaaaaaaaaaaaaaaaaaaaaaaaaaaagaagaagaaaagaaaagaagaagaagaagaagaaaaacacctatggctggagggctggctcatACCCTTTCCAGACACTGTTAAGTGGACAACACCTCTTATTACTTACAGCTTCCTCCTCTTTATCAACGTTACTTGTTTGTGACAACTTAATGTTTCCATTTCCAAGCTCTCCACTTGCAGAAAACTTCACCCCATCCTTCGCACAGGATATCACCACAGCATCTCCAATATGGCTAAGGTCTCGGCATATGCGTGCAAATTCACCAGAAGGCATCTTTACCACACAGCTGTACTCCTGTTCCTGTAAACCCAAAAGTTAACGTCAGTGTTGAGGTGACAGTCTCAAGACTTCTGATATCCTTAAAACTCAATTAACTCTAGACTGTTGTAGCTTAGTGAAATGGTAATGTGCCACTCATTGCAAATACCAAACCCACTTTAGAACATGCTTCAGCTAGTATCCTAGCTTGGTAAAATATTCCATCGGAAACAAGATACTCACTGGGATTCCAAGTTGCTCAACATCCAAGTCCATTAACTTCATTTCATAGTCTGAAACTTTCTCTTGATCtaccaaaagaaagcaaatgttacACTGCAGCACATGCTCATAACTATTGTATAAACTTTACCACCACAATTCTGTCAGTATTCTTAATTAGAGAAACACAAACAGTGCACTTTGCTTTCTGTAACAAGTGAGTTTTAAAGGTGTAACTTACTTGGTGCTTCGAATACTAGCGCTAAGGTATCAGCGTTATCTTCAGCCCTTAACGTAATGATGTCTTCATTACCAGCACATTTTAGTATTTTGGACATGCTAGAAAACAAGACACAGAGCTTATCAACACCATGTCCTTAACacttacattctttttgttttgcttttttcaagacagggtttctgtgtaacagctctggctgtcctagattcgctttgtggactaggctggccttgaactcacagctatctgcctgcctctacctgctgggattaaaggtgtgtgccaccacgaccagctTCATACCTACATTCTTAAAGACAATTACAAGATGTTACCATCCACACTCACACAGTTGGAGGCCAGGGGTGTCCGAAAGCCCTGGGGCAGGGGATGTTGAAGTAAATTATCCAGTATatgtgatatttatttttttattttggtttttcgagacagggtctctccgtgtagctttggctgtcctgaactcactttgtggactaggctggccctgaactcacacagatctgcctgcctctgcttcccaagtgctgggattaaaggcgtgcaccaccacacccggcccgtGATCTTTAAAATCGACATTCTAAAGGACAACATCTTTTTGAGTAGGGTGTCCTTGGCTTCCAGGGTACTGGTATGTGCCCTATCACCTCTAGCCTGCTCataaatcctttaaaatgtaTACAGGTGACACTAACCCATGTATTTGAAGGAAAATCAAGTCACACATAGCCTTTGAAAATATGTAAACAGATGCCACTTTGCTACAGGTAGCTGTAGCAAACTGATAAATTTCCCCACAAACTTATGATGGCGCAGTGAGATCGTCTCTAAGTTGACAGTACCACATCGTCACTAGAACGTTTATTAGGCAGCTAAAACCAGCCAGGCCCAGGGTGTGCAGCTTAAAGCTGCAGGCATTTAATGAGCAGAGCTCCGAAGCAGACATTTTCCCGCCGACTACGGCTTTGTGGCTTTGGCGCGGAAACTATGGGGACGCGCGGCCATCATCGCGGGCTTTTCGGAACCCCGCGCTTCGATGGGCTCCGCCCCCGGCACCACAGTCCAATCAGAAGGCGCGAATGACCACGTCAGCCAATGAGAAACAGGGGCCGAAGCCCCGCCAAGAGCCGAAGCGGGAGGGCTGGGGCCCAGCTCCCGCCACCCGCTCACCTAGTTAGGTTCACGCCCATGGCCAGGTTGCGGTCGCAGCGGTACGTGTCGAAGCCTTCGGAGCGAAGGGTGAGCTGCACCAAGGAGACGTGCGACGAGTCCATGCTCTGCAGGTTCACGCCGCCCGAGCTGATGTCCCAGCAGGCCTCGTTGATGAGATCTTTGAGAGCCTCCAGCACCTTCTTCAGGATGGAACCCTGGATCAGGCGTGCCTCGAACATGGTGGCGGAGTTGCGACGACTTGATGATAGAGACTGTCAGGAGCGAGGTTTGCCGCTAAGGTCCCTTGACTCACGGTGCAGAAGCGGTAGCGAAGACTCAGAGCGGACGACAACCTACCCACCGCACCCGCAACCGTCTAATGCCGCCGCGTCCTAGGCGCGCGCTCTTCCCCTGCGCGAGGTTCGTGACGTCACCACGCTGACCCACCCACCTCTCCTCCGGGACCAATCGTATCCGTAGTCCGCGCAAGTCCCGCCCCGCCGCGTACACAGAGGCGGGGCTGCGGCGTACTAGCGTGGGAGGCGTGGAAGATCGTGGGGTCGGCCTAAGCTGTCGAAATAGCTCGTTTGTGGCGGAGCCTAGGCTTCCGTTTCCATCCGAGGATGTTTCCGCGCCAGGGAAATGGAAGTCACATGCAGACTAAGATGTGTGCGGCGCCCGCTTGAAGCCAGGGAATATAGCTGCTTCAAGTATTACTGAGCGCTTTCCTTTTATTCCTGCGTAAGTGAAATTTGCCGCAAAATATCGTGTAATAAAGAGGCCACCATAAAATTAACACTCCCAGTTTTCCTGTCACTTCACTGTGTGCGTCGCTCTGAACGTCCCTccctaaagattaaaaaaacctTATCGTGACCGCTTCTGCAAAAGAATCTCAAAGTATTACTATCTCTCAAGGTACATATCCCATAAGTGCCACCTAATTTATTTCCTGTTATGCCTGGTGCCCTTTATTTTCCTAACTGAAGATActagtaaaattaattttcatcttaattttAGGCTGGGATAAACCCAGGGCCTAGACAAAACGCTTATTGAGCTATATACATCCTAAGCACCAACAACCTCATTTTAAAATCGGTACtcgcagggcgtggtggcgcacgccttcaatcccaggcggatcgatgtgagcttgaggccagcctggtctacaaagtgagtccaggacagccaaaactacacagagaaaccctgtctcaaaaaataaaaaacaaaacaaaactaaactaaaatcgGTACCCATCCGTGAAAATGCCAGCTGCTACAGGTGGAgcgttttatatatatgtatatatatatatatattttttttttcatattcctgTGCTGCTGTATTTTTCCTATTGATTATAAGGATGGAGAAGAGCTGAATGCAGGTAGTAGGCACCAGTTACAAAAGAAtataaagctatttttttctatttctaatgtttttgttttgatggtaGATAAACTATATTTGATAATGAAAGTATAAAAATTGAACGTGAAACTCTACAGCCGTTTCGAATGCCTCTTCTAACTTTATAGAAGTTCGTTGGTTATAAGGACttttggtgtgtggtgtttttatttatttgcaagtttttgtttgtttttctcgagacagagtttctcttgtagtcatagctgtcctggactcagtttgtagaccaggctggctttgaactcacagacatcaccctgtctctgcctcccgaatgctgggattgcaagtgtgggccaccacatctggctcacaagtttttgtttttgttttagaaatcaatttttttttttttttttaaagtttatttattatgtatacaacgtcCTGCCATCatatgtgcctgcctgccaggagagggcgccagatctccttatagatggttgtgaggcaccatatagttagttgctgggaattgaattcaggacctttggaagagcagacagtgctcttacctctgagccatctctccagcccttgtttttttgtttttaactaataaGGTTTATACAGTTTCAGAAAGTTAAAAGGATTGTTGTAGCTGATCAGAGTAGTTTACAGATTAATTCCAGGACATAGGTAGGTGTAGGTGAGAAGGCCTGGAATTTAAAGTCAGCTTGGACCATCTACGGAGGCtgacacaaaagggaaaaaaggaatattttacaTAGGACAATATTAATCAcacatgtcttttttttgtttatatcatTTCCCTttagtttgtcttgttttttattttcctgtcttaGAGATATAGGCAGAAAATTGCATAAAAACTCTTATCATTGAGCTACAGCTCAGCTTAGCTTGTTAAGAGTCTCCATGCGTTTTTGAGACTTGCCTTCAACTCTGTTGTCCAGGTCAACCTTGCACTCATAGTTTGATGCCATagcttctgagtactgggattataaggcCCTGGCATCAAGCCTGGCTCTAGTTGCTTTTAATATCTTGTCTTGGGTTGTAGGattcctcagcttttttttttttttaatgttttttcgagacagggtctctctgtgtagccttggctgtcctagactcgctttgtagaccaggctggccccgaactcacagcgatccacctgcctctgcctcccaagtgctgggattagaggtgtgccccaccacgccggGCCCGATTCCTCAGCTTTTTTTACCATGTGTCTAGATGTGATGAGATATGGACTTTTTTATCCTACTCAAGGAATGGaagattcatttatttcctcGAATCTAAAATACTCTGGGCCATTCTAACTCCAAATGTCAGTTTCCCCTATTCTATTCGTTCCCTCTGGCATATATATTAGAAGTGTCTGTTTTATTGGATTTAAGTTATGttcaaggtttttgttgttgttttgttttgtttttgagatagggtctctcatgtttcctggctgtactggagcttgcttgtttgcttggcAGACTAGGCTGGAAaatttgcttcttgttttgtttttcgaggcagggtttctctatgtagccatggctgtcctggacttgtgttgtagaccaggctggcctcgaagcaaatttgactttttaaaatgtattttatgtgtatgaatgttttgtcccCAT
This window harbors:
- the Pcna gene encoding proliferating cell nuclear antigen, with protein sequence MFEARLIQGSILKKVLEALKDLINEACWDISSGGVNLQSMDSSHVSLVQLTLRSEGFDTYRCDRNLAMGVNLTSMSKILKCAGNEDIITLRAEDNADTLALVFEAPNQEKVSDYEMKLMDLDVEQLGIPEQEYSCVVKMPSGEFARICRDLSHIGDAVVISCAKDGVKFSASGELGNGNIKLSQTSNVDKEEEAITIEMNEPVQLTFALRYLNFFTKATPLSPTVTLSMSADVPLVVEYKIADMGHLKYYLAPKIEDEEGS